One Nitrospina watsonii DNA segment encodes these proteins:
- a CDS encoding YaaC family protein — MGAFSPIRLNGREIGLHKGIINQELDSRTVLTNSPWDFVQLWLKREKKDRAFFYWNQAREFSLASEGLGVQSAPLLHYYSFLNAVKALLASKEIRFKEYHGVQAAKVKTASRKISLTNEVVKIKNDGVFPSFSEYLNEKETSKTHTLQELLFNLPFIHRTYCLTYSSQREMFVPIREGMFVADKKNKQAFFQAKLSKDFSSKHVINRLPQDFDLDSKNGPDYTIRSREKISYSKPSRPTKKDLERLKKLQQTLRKDLFYINGAQTLWYVRAKTSGPSRLSRYSCTITLAAMHRLSELCRYHPLEFDSFLSGRQNWLLTEFIKQSPIQFFDEIATEITGHQFMIPNVRPAS; from the coding sequence ATGGGTGCATTTTCACCTATAAGACTTAATGGGCGTGAGATTGGTTTGCATAAGGGAATAATAAATCAAGAGCTCGATTCTCGTACTGTCCTTACTAATTCTCCTTGGGATTTTGTGCAACTTTGGCTTAAAAGAGAAAAAAAAGATAGAGCATTTTTTTATTGGAATCAGGCTAGGGAATTTAGTCTGGCTTCGGAGGGGTTAGGGGTGCAATCAGCACCACTATTGCATTATTACTCGTTTTTGAATGCAGTTAAAGCTTTGTTGGCTTCAAAGGAAATTAGATTTAAAGAATATCATGGAGTCCAAGCTGCTAAAGTTAAAACCGCATCAAGAAAAATCAGTCTCACCAATGAAGTTGTGAAAATAAAGAATGATGGAGTTTTCCCATCTTTTTCAGAATATTTAAATGAAAAGGAAACTTCAAAAACTCATACATTGCAAGAATTATTATTTAACCTTCCGTTTATTCATAGAACCTATTGTTTAACGTACTCTTCCCAAAGGGAAATGTTTGTTCCGATAAGAGAAGGGATGTTTGTTGCAGATAAAAAAAATAAGCAGGCTTTTTTTCAAGCAAAGCTATCAAAAGATTTTTCTTCAAAGCATGTGATAAATAGGTTGCCTCAAGATTTTGATTTGGATTCTAAGAATGGACCTGACTATACAATTAGATCAAGAGAGAAAATCTCTTATTCAAAGCCAAGCCGACCTACAAAAAAAGATTTGGAAAGGTTAAAAAAATTACAGCAAACTTTGAGAAAGGATTTGTTTTATATTAATGGTGCGCAAACATTGTGGTATGTAAGAGCAAAGACTTCTGGGCCTTCTAGGCTTTCGCGATATTCCTGCACGATTACCCTTGCGGCTATGCATCGCCTAAGTGAACTTTGTCGGTACCATCCTTTAGAGTTTGATAGTTTTCTTTCTGGAAGGCAAAACTGGTTACTGACTGAGTTTATCAAGCAATCTCCCATACAGTTTTTTGATGAAATTGCTACGGAAATAACAGGTCACCAATTCATGATTCCAAATGTGAGGCCTGCATCTTAG